Proteins co-encoded in one Streptomyces sp. NBC_00091 genomic window:
- a CDS encoding DUF4239 domain-containing protein, producing MSEWLVLAIAMALVCALVLAITVVRHRRVADDEDTSETPDVIEYMTMMVGVVYAIVLGLAIAGVWEARGAAEDSVRREAQSLYEVTQRADVYPAPVRDRIRGEVDAYVSHTVSVDWPRLVSGQDASAEGGQLLGKLRSDVTHQSPANELQAQAYQPLLDHIATADDARHSRTQSGESTLPSVVWLGLVVGGIVTIGLIFTLQIRRSGRELLLAGLFSALIVFLLFMVWSFDAPFGREGNDSAGPFQDLFPAVSVTASR from the coding sequence GTGTCCGAATGGCTGGTCCTGGCCATTGCCATGGCGCTCGTCTGCGCCCTCGTCCTCGCCATCACCGTGGTCCGGCACCGCCGGGTCGCGGACGACGAGGACACCAGCGAAACCCCCGACGTCATCGAGTACATGACGATGATGGTCGGCGTGGTCTACGCGATCGTCCTGGGCCTGGCCATCGCGGGGGTCTGGGAGGCGCGCGGCGCCGCCGAGGACAGCGTGCGCCGCGAGGCCCAGTCGCTGTACGAGGTCACCCAGCGGGCCGACGTCTACCCGGCGCCCGTCCGCGACCGGATCCGCGGCGAGGTGGACGCGTACGTCTCCCACACCGTCAGCGTGGACTGGCCGCGGCTGGTCTCGGGCCAGGACGCCTCCGCCGAGGGCGGGCAGCTGCTCGGGAAGCTGCGCAGCGACGTCACCCACCAGAGCCCGGCCAACGAACTCCAGGCGCAGGCCTACCAGCCGCTGCTCGACCACATCGCGACCGCCGACGACGCCCGGCACTCGCGCACGCAGAGCGGCGAGTCCACCCTGCCCAGCGTGGTCTGGCTCGGGCTGGTGGTCGGCGGGATCGTCACGATCGGCCTGATCTTCACCCTGCAGATCCGCCGTTCGGGGCGGGAGCTGCTGCTGGCCGGGCTGTTCAGCGCGCTGATCGTGTTCCTGCTGTTCATGGTGTGGAGCTTCGACGCCCCCTTCGGGCGGGAGGGCAACGACTCCGCCGGGCCCTTCCAGGACCTGTTCCCGGCCGTGTCGGTGACGGCCTCCCGCTGA
- a CDS encoding DoxX family protein gives MDVLVLIGRLLFVGLFLSSGVAHLTKTGPMAGYAASRGVPMAVPATVAGGLLILAGGISVAVGLWADLGALALAAFCFPTAVLMHGFWKDSEPEAKMMERTQFLKDTALGGAALLLFAFFAYAGHDLGLMVTGPALSIG, from the coding sequence ATGGATGTGCTGGTGCTCATCGGCCGCCTGCTCTTCGTCGGCCTGTTCCTCTCCTCCGGCGTCGCCCATCTGACCAAGACCGGGCCGATGGCCGGATACGCCGCCTCCCGCGGGGTGCCGATGGCCGTCCCGGCCACCGTCGCCGGCGGACTTCTGATCCTGGCCGGCGGGATCAGCGTGGCCGTGGGCCTGTGGGCCGACCTCGGCGCGCTGGCGCTCGCCGCCTTCTGCTTCCCGACGGCCGTGCTGATGCACGGCTTCTGGAAGGACAGCGAGCCGGAGGCCAAGATGATGGAGCGGACGCAGTTCCTGAAGGACACCGCGCTGGGCGGCGCGGCGCTCCTGCTCTTCGCCTTCTTCGCCTACGCCGGCCACGACCTCGGGCTGATGGTCACCGGTCCGGCCCTTTCCATCGGCTGA